One Vigna unguiculata cultivar IT97K-499-35 chromosome 7, ASM411807v1, whole genome shotgun sequence genomic region harbors:
- the LOC114192684 gene encoding phytochrome A: MSSSRPSQSSSNSGRSRHSARVLAQTTVDAKLHATFEESGSSFDYSSSVRVSGTADGVNQPRSDKVTTAYLHHIQRGKMIQPFGCLLALDEKTCKVIAYSENAPEMLTMVSHAVPSVGDHPALGIGTDIKTLFTAPSASALQKALGFGEVSLLNPILVHCKTSGKPFYAIIHRVTGSLIIDFEPVKPYEVPMTAAGALQSYKLAAKAITRLQSLPSGSMDRLCDTMVQEVFELTGYDRVMAYKFHDDDHGEVIAEITKPGLEPYLGLHYPATDIPQASRFLFMKNKVRMIVDCHAKHVKVLQDEKLPFDLTLCGSTLRAPHSCHAQYMANMDSIASLVMAVVVNDNEEDGDTDAVQPQKRKRLWGLVVCHNTTPRFVPFPLRYACEFLAQVFAIHVNKEIELEYQIIEKNILRTQTLLCDMLMRDAPLGIVSQSPNIMDLVKCDGAALLYKNKLWRLGVTPSESQIREIALWLSEYHMDSTGLSTDSLSDAGFPSALSLGDVVCGMAAVRITLKDVVFWFRSHTAAEIRWGGAKHEAGEKDDGRRMHPRSSFKAFLQVVKARSLPWKDYEMDAIHSLQLILRNAFKDTPGTELQTNAINTKLSDLKIEGMQELEAVTSEMVRLIETATVPILAVDVDGLVNGWNIKVAELTGLPVGEAIGKHLLTLVEDSSTDRVKKMLDLALQGEEEKNVQFEIKTFGSKMDSGPISLVVNACASRDLRDNVVGVCFVAHDITAQKNVMDKFTRIEGDYKAIVQNPNPLIPPIFGTDEFGWCCEWNPAMSKLTGWKREEVMDKMLLGEVFGTQMSCCRLKNQEAFVNFGIVLNKAMTGSETEKVAFGFFARNGKYVECLLSVSKKLDVEGLVTGVFCFLQLASPELQQALHIQRLSEQTALKRLNALTYMKRQIRNPLCGIIFSRKMLEGTELGTEQKQFLHTSAQCQRQLSKILDDSDLDSILDGYLDLEMAEFTLHEVMIASLSQVMTKSNGKSIRIVNDVAEQIVMETLYGDSLRLQQVLADFLLISINFTPNGGQVAVAGSLTKEQLGKSVHLVKLELSITHGGSGVPEALLNQMFGNNGLESEEGMSLLISRKLLKLMNGDVRYLREAGKSAFILSAELAAAHNLKA; this comes from the exons ATGTCTTCCTCGAGGCCCAGCCAATCGTCCAGCAATTCGGGGAGATCAAGACATAGTGCTAGGGTTCTTGCCCAGACAACTGTAGATGCAAAGCTCCATGCAACTTTTGAGGAGTCTGGTAGTTCCTTTGACTACTCCAGTTCGGTGCGAGTCTCTGGAACAGCTGATGGAGTCAATCAACCAAGGTCTGATAAAGTTACGACAGCTTACCTCCATCACATACAGAGAGGAAAGATGATTCAGCCTTTTGGATGTTTGTTGGCTTTAGATGAGAAAACATGTAAGGTCATTGCATACAGTGAGAACGCTCCTGAAATGCTGACCATGGTTAGTCATGCTGTCCCCAGTGTTGGTGACCACCCTGCCCTTGGCATTGGCACTGACATAAAAACTTTGTTCACAGCACCTAGTGCTTCTGCATTGCAAAAGGCTCTGGGATTTGGGGAGGTTTCACTTCTTAACCCGATCCTTGTTCATTGCAAGACCTCTGGGAAGCCCTTTTATGCGATTATTCATCGAGTTACTGGCAGTTTGATCATTGACTTTGAGCCAGTCAAGCCTTATGAGGTTCCCATGACTGCAGCTGGTGCCTTGCAGTCTTACAAGCTTGCTGCCAAAGCAATTACCCGATTGCAATCTTTGCCTAGTGGAAGCATGGACAGATTATGTGATACAATGGTTCAAGAAGTTTTTGAGCTCACAGGCTATGATAGGGTGATGGCTTATAAATTTCACGATGATGACCATGGGGAGGTGATTGCTGAGATAACAAAGCCGGGCCTTGAGCCATATTTGGGTTTGCATTATCCAGCCACAGATATTCCCCAGGCTTCACGCTTTTTATTTATGAAGAACAAGGTCCGTATGATAGTTGATTGTCATGCAAAACACGTGAAGGTTCTTCAAGATGAAAAACTCCCATTTGATTTGACTTTGTGTGGTTCCACCTTGAGGGCTCCTCATAGTTGTCATGCTCAATACATGGCAAACATGGATTCAATTGCTTCCCTGGTCATGGCAGTTGTAGTCAATGATAACGAAGAAGATGGGGATACTGATGCTGTTCAGCCACAAAAAAGGAAGAGACTTTGGGGTTTGGTAGTTTGCCATAACACTACTCCCAGGTTCGTTCCCTTTCCTCTTAGGTATGCTTGTGAATTTCTGGCTCAAGTATTTGCCATCCATGTGAACAAAGAAATAGAGTTAGAATATCAGATTATTGAGAAGAATATCCTGCGCACACAGACACTCTTGTGTGATATGCTGATGCGAGATGCACCCCTTGGAATTGTATCACAGAGCCCTAATATAATGGATCTAGTGAAATGTGATGGAGCAGCCCTCTTATATAAGAACAAGTTATGGAGGTTAGGAGTGACACCAAGTGAATCCCAGATAAGAGAGATAGCTCTGTGGTTGTCCGAGTACCATATGGATTCCACAGGTTTGAGTACGGATAGCTTGTCTGATGCAGGCTTCCCATCGGCTCTTTCTCTGGGTGATGTTGTGTGTGGAATGGCAGCTGTCAGAATTACTTTGAAAGACGTGGTGTTTTGGTTTCGGTCACACACTGCTGCAGAAATCCGATGGGGTGGTGCAAAGCATGAAGCTGGAGAAAAAGATGACGGAAGGAGGATGCATCCGAGATCGTCATTCAAGGCTTTCCTTCAAGTCGTGAAGGCAAGGAGCTTGCCGTGGAAGGACTATGAAATGGATGCTATTCATTCCTTGCAGTTAATACTGAGAAATGCATTCAAAGATACTCCGGGTACAGAGTTACAGACAAATGCAATTAATACAAAACTAAGTGATCTGAAGATCGAAGGGATGCAGGAACTGGAAGCAGTTACAAGCGAGATGGTTAGGTTGATTGAAACAGCAACAGTGCCTATTTTGGCAGTTGATGTCGATGGCCTGGTAAACGGGTGGAACATAAAAGTTGCTGAGTTGACAGGTCTTCCAGTTGGTGAAGCTATTGGAAAGCATTTACTCACACTTGTTGAGGATTCTTCAACTGATAGAGTCAAGAAGATGCTTGACTTGGCACTGCAAG gtgaagaagagaagaatgtTCAATTTGAGATCAAAACTTTCGGGTCAAAGATGGATTCTGGTCCTATTAGTCTAGTAGTAAACGCTTGTGCAAGCAGGGATCTTCGAGACAATGTTGTTGGTGTTTGCTTTGTGGCTCATGATATAACTGCTCAGAAGAATGTAATGGACAAATTCACCCGTATTGAAGGTGATTACAAGGCAATTGTACAGAATCCCAATCCATTAATCCCGCCAATATTTGGCACAGATGAATTTGGCTGGTGTTGTGAGTGGAATCCAGCTATGTCAAAGTTAACTGGATGGAAGCGAGAGGAGGTGATGGATAAAATGCTTTTGGGAGAGGTTTTTGGGACCCAGATGTCTTGTTGTCGACTAAAGAATCAAGAAGCTTTTGTTAATTTTGGCATTGTACTTAATAAAGCCATGACTGGTTCAGAAACAGAGAAAGTTGCTTTTGGTTTCTTCGCTCGGAATGGCAAGTATGTAGAGTGCCTGCTTTCCGTGAGTAAGAAGTTGGACGTAGAGGGCCTAGTTACTGGGGTCTTCTGCTTCTTACAGCTAGCTAGCCCAGAACTCCAACAAGCATTGCATATTCAGCGTCTATCTGAGCAAACTGCCTTGAAGAGATTGAATGCATTAACTTACATGAAAAGGCAGATCAGGAATCCTTTATGTGGGATTATATTTTCCCGGAAAATGTTGGAGGGTACTGAATTGGGAACAGAACAGAAACAATTTCTGCACACTAGTGCTCAGTGCCAGCGGCAACTTAGCAAAATTCTTGATGATTCAGATCTTGACAGCATCTTAGACGG TTACTTGGATCTTGAGATGGCTGAATTCACTCTGCATGAAGTAATGATTGCCTCCCTTAGCCAAGTCATGACAAAAAGTAATGGAAAGAGTATCCGAATAGTCAATGACGTTGCAGAACAAATCGTAATGGAAACTTTATACGGTGATAGTCTAAGGCTTCAGCAGGTCTTGGCTGACTTCTTACTTATTTCCATCAATTTCACACCAAATGGAGGCCAGGTTGCAGTAGCAGGCTCGCTAACCAAAGAACAGTTAGGGAAATCGGTCCATCTTGTCAAGTTAGAGCTCAG CATAACACATGGTGGGAGTGGGGTGCCGGAAGCATTACTGAACCAGATGTTTGGAAATAATGGACTAGAATCGGAGGAGGGTATGAGCCTACTGATCAGCAGAAAGCTGCTGAAGCTTATGAATGGAGATGTTCGCTATCTAAGGGAAGCAGGGAAATCAGCTTTTATCCTCTCTGCTGAACTTGCTGCAGCCCATAATTTGAAAGCTTAA
- the LOC114191611 gene encoding glutamate--tRNA ligase, cytoplasmic — protein sequence MDIKTFAFAASSPPLPVIAAARLAGISPSIDTSLSPDSAPTFLFSDGLKLRGTFALLRYIGRVASLPNFYGQNALESSQIDEWLEYAPILSSGPAFENACKYIDEYLEKRTFLVGYSLSIADIAIWAGLAGTGKRWESLRKSTKYTNLVRWFNSIVTEHGTALNEVTSAYVGKKGLGEPTANKSKDQSVITDRAKNVNGAVSEIQKGVSKPSAEIDLPDAEVGKVRVRFAPEPSGYLHIGHSKAALLNKYFAERYQGQVIVRFDDTNPAKESNEFVDNLLKDIDTLGIKYEEITYTSDYFPELMEMAEKLIRQGKAYVDDTPREQMQKERMDGIESKCRNNSVEENLKLWKEMIAGTERGLQCCVRGKLDMQDPNKSLRDPVYYRCNPMPHHRIGSKYKVYPTYDFACPYVDAREGITHALRSSEYHDRNAQYYRIQEDMGLRKVLIYEFSRLNMVYTLLSKRKLLWFVQNGKVDGWDDARFPTVQGIVRRGLKIEALIQFIVEQGASKNLNLMEWDKLWTINKKIIDPVCPRHTAVIADKRVLLTLTDGPEKPFVRIIPRHKKYEAAGDKATTYTKRIWIDHVDAESISAGEEVTLMDWGNAIVKEIEKDQDGNITGLSGVLHLEGSVKTTKLKLTWLPEIDELVSLTLVEFDYLITKKKLEEGEDFIDVLNPCTKKETLAYGDSNMRNLQRGDVLQLERKGYFRCDVPFIRPSQPIVLYGIPDGRQQTGSK from the exons ATGGACATCAAAACCTTTGCTTTCGCTGCATCTTCTCCGCCGTTACCAGTAATCGCCGCTGCCAGGCTCGCCGGAATATCTCCCTCGATCGATACCTCTCTCTCTCCCGACTCGGCCCCTACATTTCTGTTCTCCGATGG GCTAAAGTTGCGAGGAACTTTTGCTCTTCTACGTTATATTGGGCGGGTTGCTAGTCTTCCCAATTTCTATGGGCAAAATGCTTTGGAATCTAGCCAG ATTGATGAATGGCTGGAGTATGCTCCTATCCTCTCATCAGGCCCTGCTTTTGAGAATGCATGCAAATATATAGATGAGTACTTGGAGAAGCGTACATTTTTGGTTGGTTATTCATTGTCAATTGCAGACATAGCAATCTGGGCGGGCCTTGCAG GTACTGGAAAGAGATGGGAAAGTCTAAGGAAGTCAACGAAATATACAAATCTTGTACGATGGTTCAACTCAATAGTGACAGAACATGGTACTGCCTTGAATGAAGTCACGTCAGCATATGTTGGCAAAAAAGGATTGGGAGAGCCAACAGCAAACAAGTCAAAAGACCAGTCCGTAATCACTGATAGAGCGAAGAATGTGAATGGGGCTGTATCTGAGATCCAGAAGGGAGTAAGCAAACCTTCAGCAGAAATAGATCTTCCAGATGCTGAAGTTGGAAAAGTCCGCGTGCGATTTGCGCCCGAACCAAGTGGCTATCTTCATATTGGACACTCAAAAGCAGCTctgttaaacaaatattttgctGAGAGATACCAGGGCCAGGTTATTGTGCGTTTTGATGATACCAATCCTGCTAAGGAAAGCAATGAATTTGTGGACAACCTGTTGAAAGATATTGATACTTTGGGTATTAAATATGAAGAAATTACGTATACATCAGATTACTTCCCCGAGTTGATGGAAATGGCTGAAAAATTAATTCGCCAGGGTAAAGCATATGTTGATGACACTCCACGTGAACAAATGCAAAAGGAGAGAATGGATGGCATAGAATCCAAATGCAGAAATAACAGTGTAGAAGAGAACTTAAAATTGTGGAAGGAAATGATTGCCGGAACAGAGAGGGGCTTGCAGTGTTGTGTCCGGGGCAAGTTGGATATGCAGGACCCCAACAAATCACTTCGAGATCCTGTTTATTATCGTTGCAATCCAATGCCTCATCATAGAATTGGATCCAAGTATAAAGTGTATCCAACTTATGATTTTGCTTGTCCATATGTTGATGCTAGAGAAGGAATCACACATGCCCTCCGATCAAGTGAATACCATGACCGCAATGCTCAGTATTACCGCATTCAAGAGGACATGGGTCTTAGAAAAGTTCTTATCTATGAATTCAGCCGTTTGAATATGGTCTACACTCTCCTCAGCAAACGAAAGCTTCTATGGTTTGTACAAAATGGGAAAGTTGATGGATGGGATGATGCACGATTTCCTACTGTTCAAGGAATTGTGCGAAGAGGTTTAAAAATTGAAGCGCTGATACAGTTTATTGTTGAGCAA GGTGCATCAAAAAATCTCAATCTTATGGAATGGGACAAGCTCTGGACCATTAATAAGAAGATTATTGATCCTGTCTGTCCTAGACACACTGCTGTCATTGCAGACAAACGTGTGTTGTTGACTCTCACTGATGGTCCTGAGAAACCATTTGTCCGCATCATACCTCGACACAAGAAATATGAAGCTGCCGGAGATAAAGCTACAACTTATACTAAAAGGATCTGGATTGACCATGTTGATGCAGAGTCTATATCAGCAGGTGAGGAGGTAACGCTGATGGATTGGGGAAATGCCATAGTGAAGGAAATAGAGAAGGACCAAGATGGAAATATCACAGGGTTGAGTGGTGTTTTGCATCTTGAAGGATCTGTGAAGACAACCAAATTGAAACTCACTTGGCTTCCTGAGATAGATGAACTAGTTAGCCTGACATTGGTGGAGTTTGATTACCTAATTACAAAGAAAAAG CTTGAAGAAGGAGAGGATTTCATTGACGTGCTTAACCCATGTACCAAAAAGGAGACTTTAGCATATGGAGACTCCAACATGCGAAATCTTCAGCGTGGAGATGTATTGCAGCTTGAGAGGAAGGGATATTTCAGGTGTGATGTACCCTTCATTCGCCCCTCACAACCCATTGTGCTATATGGAATCCCTGATGGCAGGCAGCAGACAGGTTCGAAGTGA
- the LOC114190445 gene encoding rhicadhesin receptor-like: protein MKLLNFLLLLTSPLLLSTAVSSDPDLLQDLCVADLSSGVKVNGFTCKEASKVNAADFFSSILAKEGSTNNTFGSKVTGANVEKVPGLNTLGVSLSRIDYAPDGINPPHTHPRATEVVFVLEGQLDVGFITTSNVLISKTINKGDIFVFPKGLVHFQQNNANVPAAVISAFNSQLPGTQSVATTLFAATPSLPDHVLTKTFQVGTKEVQKIKTRLAPKN, encoded by the exons ATGAAGCTCCTCAACTTCCTTCTTCTCCTCACATCGCCTCTTCTCTTATCCACCGCCGTCTCATCAGATCCTGACCTTCTTCAAGACCTCTGTGTCGCTGACCTTTCCTCAG GTGTGAAAGTGAATGGATTCACGTGCAAAGAAGCATCTAAGGTAAATGCCGCAGATTTCTTCTCCAGCATTCTAGCCAAAGAAGGATCCACCAACAACACCTTTGGGTCCAAAGTAACTGGAGCCAATGTTGAAAAAGTGCCAGGACTGAACACACTTGGTGTGTCTCTGTCAAGGATCGACTATGCCCCAGATGGTATCAACCCTCCTCACACTCACCCTCGTGCCACTGAGGTTGTGTTTGTGCTTGAAGGACAACTAGATGTAGGGTTCATAACCACTTCCAATGTCCTCATATCAAAGACCATTAACAAAGGTGACATCTTTGTGTTTCCCAAAGGCTTGGTTCACTTCCAACAGAACAATGCCAACGTCCCTGCTGCTGTCATTTCAGCCTTCAACAGCCAACTTCCTGGGACACAGTCCGTTGCTACAACCTTGTTTGCTGCCACACCTTCGCTTCCGGACCATGTCTTGACCAAGACCTTCCAGGTCGGAACCAAAGAGGTTCAGAAAATCAAGACCAGGCTTGCACCTAAGAACTGA